In the genome of Ziziphus jujuba cultivar Dongzao chromosome 10, ASM3175591v1, the window caaaatatatatatatatatatatatatattagcaataATTAAGCGAAAAATAATGAATTGGAATCAAGGTTGAATTCTAAAAAGTCAAAAGTTTATgtttataaaaggaaattattCTATTAAAGGAATTTAAATAGTTACCTTGaaaaatgttcatttttttaaataaaaaataatataattaaatactctAACTAAAACTTACCATATATGATTGTTGTTATCATTAGTGGTGATAAATAGTAagattcaaaataatatatatatatatatatatatatgaagtcaTGAAGTCAtgcatatatggaaattttaatatgaatttttttaatgagaaatatatatgtagagagagagagagagagagagagagagagagagagagagagagagagagagatttttttggcaaaataatatatggaaattttttggAGCCTTCTTTCTTGGTGGGTCCTATGCTAGGACCCATGGCTCCAACCGGTCCTTCTCACATTGATTAATACAtttgattttacatattaatccttcattattatttttttattttttaaatattaaaacctAATATAAAAAAGTGAATCCTTAAgaataagcatttaaatttcTATAGAATCATATGAAttccatttttaatatttacattaatatattttctagaaTAAACtgaaagataattttaaaagaataattatatatatagtcgaTCTATGGTGATGCACCACCATAGAAACATGTGTATATTGCTCCAAAAGACTATTATTgatatagtttttaaatttttttatcactaatagtttttattttcaactatatATTCATGTTTCTATAATAGGAATACCTATatcataaaatttacatatatataattttaccatTATAAGTAACATTGCTTTATTTTTAGTGCaaacaatcaaataaaaatctaacaaGTTGTATGAAAATATGGCCATTGGCGTGCCACTTTATGGTGACCTTGCCTTCCATAAactttctatatatacatatatatatatatatattatataaagcaATAGTACACATTCAAAGAAAACATAGTACTACCTCTTCAATAATCTAATGATTAGTGGTTACTAAAATCTTATACTGTAATCATTTTATAGTTCAACAATTTTtacacattaatttaaaataaactctAGTCGCTAGCTACTAACTCTAAAGTTGATATTAATTTAGTGATTGGTATAATTAAGAAAGGGTGCCTACACCATtgtcaatttttgtaaaatgctctagcttcaaaacaaaaataaataaataaataaataaacaattatattaaaagtcATTTTCCTTATACAATTCTTAAAATATAATGACAAATTTACACTCAGTTAATCTAAgtgaaaaattatttagtatTAGTTTGGTATAACtgatgaatataaaatttttacacgtagattttgtataataaaaattttttaaaaaataattttattaaaaaactaataagtatttttcattgtaaattaagctaaataaaaagttttcctaaataaattcaaaatttaaagttttcctaaaaattatttttttgatgaataaatatttgttaactcttgccaaatattttcatttcgtgataaaaaaacttttaacaatCAAATAGAGTTTTTAGACTAAAACAAACTTTGCCAGACGGACTCTCAGTAGATCTTTTCTATGTCGGTATCTCGTGCAAATACAAAGAGTTCCATGGAACTGAATACTTTTCgctcttatttatttttgattgatTGCTGAAAATATATAGAGCGCTCAATATTTTTAACCTAAATCAAATCCTTTAGCCCATAATTCAACCATGCAGGAGAAAAAAGCCTACTACGTTAACCGCCTCTTcccttaattttatatattatcctCTGCTAAttgcatttaaattgttataccctttttctttttccatgtaAAACAAATAGCAGAAAGAAAGAGActaaaaattaatcatatattttgTTGTGGAACATATATGAAAACAGACAATTTTCGACAAAAAGTGATTATGTAATGTGGAgttgtaaattttaattgacttgggggtaaacaaaaaaattcatacatatatttaataataaattgtaaatgGTGGTAGGGAGCTAGATTCCACGCTGCACTGAAAAAgaaggtgaagaagaagaaagtaaaaGGGGATTGCGTAGCACTGGCCCAtttcgaagaagaagaaggtcatgataaagaagaaaacagcaaaaataaaataagagagagagggggagagagagagagacagagagagagagagagagagtagtttGATTAATTTCACGCCTATCCAAGAGTGGGTCATGCAAAATGAACATAAAACAGCAGTATGTCTTGGATTTCCGAGCCCATTTCCCTTTGATTGCTCTTACTCTCTTCCTTCGTACCAACAACAGCAACCACtctgctttttctttctttctttctttgttttctccTTTATCTTTGAGACCCATTTTAGACGTTTTTTTCGAATCACAATAACTGTTTTCACTGCTTACGTCGTCGCATGACCAACACACCcacagagaaagaaagaaagggcgagagagagagactgtGTGTGTATGTGCGTGCGCGCTTTTTGGTTGTGTGTGTGCATACTGGTTTTTATTACTTTATTCGTCCATTGCTAGGCAGCCTTGGTTCTTGCAAAAAGTAAAATCCTTtgattcctctctctctctctctctctctctctctttatttttatttttatttttttatagaactGCCCAACCCCATTTGTATTTTTGAATACTATTAtgtcttttttttctaaattttaatactattttgtcattatacaatggaacatctatttttatatatgtcctTTTGTATAACATACATAATAGTTAAAGTTACATATATTTTGCGCATCCAAAAGGAAGGGCTTGAGAAACAATAGGGCTTTCTATATATAATCAGGAACGGCTTGAGAAAAAATAGGGCTTTCTATATATAATCAGTTTTTTTATCACGCCAATgtgataatattataattttttaaaaaatatatataattagattggAACTAACTtatagaaataaatttaaagagtTGATTGGATAaatctttaatataatataatataatatttattaaattaatctaaTAAGATAATggtcgtgtatatatatatatatatatatattatgacgGAAAGTTCTTACATCTTTTGACCCCATGGACTAATTAGAACCCTTTTAAAGTTTTACATAAATCTCCTAATAAAATTCAAGAAAGCCTCCTCAAATGGGTTTGGTTAAAAATGGAATTGCATGCATGGTTTTGAGTGGGATTTTTGGCGTTTTATATAGATTGTTCTCTTTCACTTCAAAGTTTCACTCTCACCctcaacaataaaaaaataataataattaaaataagaacGTCCCATCTCATCATTCTgattattattacaaaaatcATTATAACTGTTTGTATATATGCAAAAGTTATatactctctttttctctctctctctaactctTTTTCTGTGATAAGCACAAACCTAAGTAGGAATAGTGTCTCGGTAAACAGTTTCCTTGGGCAGGTGAAAAAACTGAAGAAGGAACTTATATCGATCTaagacggaaaaaaaaaattaaaaatctattaaaaaattttaagagctgagacaaaaaaaaaattcttggaattcaaatttttgCCACATATAGAGAAGCGAGGGAAAATGTGAGAAATAAAGTTGCTATCCTTCGCAGTTTTACGTGAAACACAGAGAGAATTCACtttatattcaataaatttgaATGAGAAACTCCATTGAAAGAAGCTCCGGGTAAATAAATTGAAGGTAGCTAAAGCgctttttttggggcaaaaatcAGTGATACGGATGAAATTCATTGATTAAAGATAGCTAGGaccaaagagagaaagaaagacttACAAATGAACGAAGAGGCAGATAATAAAGTACCGGGATTCATATCACCTAGAATATGGATCCCAACTGTTAGGAATCTCAACTGCAACTTCAATGTAATCTTGATTTAGAaggtagctatatatatatatatatagttttttacaGTCACATTGTCTCACAAATCGATCTTTAACATTGATGCTAGATATGCATAACAACTTTTGCAGCTTTGCAGAAATAGAGTTTTAACGgagatgaccaaaaaaaaaaaaaaaaaaaaaaaagaaaagaaaaagatgaaccAAGTCTGAATTGGcacattatatataaattagctTCAGCTACATAATATCTAATGGAGTGTAAAGCTTATAAAGTTAATCTGTCagcaggccaaaaaaaaaaaaaaaaaaaatagaaatactaAACTTTCccttcttctatatatatattattcttcttttagttctataaataaatatatatatatatatatatatatgtacacacgaTTTTCACTCTTATGCATGCAATCTAGTGGAGTAAAACCAGTGCATGAAAGAGAAGATATTTATATACGAGGTAAATTAACCATGAAAATGAACCATGAAAATGTTTAACACAAGCTCGCTCATAATTAACTTATAACACACACGGTTCTGGTTCTTTAAGGCAAGCAAACACCATACGATACATGAcactttcaaataaatattacaagttaaaattaaacaatactgtaaaaccaaaacaaaagaaattctaATACAAAAAACACCAAATTTCTAccatattttcttggataccTTCAATCTGATCTAAAACGATCAGATAGAttgtcgttgttgttgttgttgttgcattTGGTTACCATCCATCGTCTCGTTTCGAAACCtttttattcatcaaaaaacTTACAAGAGATgacttgaagaagaagaagagttgAGACCACCTGATATATCTGTGGACCATGGACTTCCACCCCagaattgattattattttccgAAATAGCATTCAGAGTAGGTCTTGATGATGATAGATTCAAACCCTGATGATTGTCTTCCCTTTTCACCGGAGGATTATTATTAATCTGCGAAACCCTAGACGATGAAAAGTTTCTAATCAGCTGACTCTCTCCAACCATAGGAGGTAGTACTGGTTCAACAACTCCTTCAGTACCAACTTGAAATGGGTATAGACCTGAAGAGGAAGACGAATCGAAACCGTTACCCATTAGAGGAGGAAATTGCTGCAATCGCCATTGATCCGCTTCTCCACCCGGTAACATCACATTGTTTCCACCTGAATTACCTCCCATCGGGAACCCAATATCACCAGGAACTTGGATCTCACTGAAGTTTAACCCCAAgtttccaccaccaccaccaccaccggcgAACCTAGAAAGATGATTTTGTATCGAAAGCATGAAGGAAGAAGATTGATTTTGCTGCGGCGGCGGGAGTAAACGGGAAACTACATCGGAGCCACTAGGATTAATCATTAGGTTTGTTGAACTGGAACCACCCATTGGTCTTTCGGTGGAAACCGGAGATTTCGATCGgttattgcttttgcttttcttGTTCCTTCGGCATCCTCCTCCAACCGGAACATTCCTAAGGGCACCACCTCTAGTCCAGTAGCGCCGACATGTCTTGCAGAAGTGGCGAGGCTGAGTGAGGCTGTAATTGTTGAAGTAGCAGAACTTTGTGTTGGTGGATTCGCATCTCGGGCACTTAAGAGCCGCTTCTGGCTGTGGTAAC includes:
- the LOC107411096 gene encoding dof zinc finger protein DOF2.4 gives rise to the protein MVFSSIPVYLDPPNWHQQQNHHRLGSGGNSSETPQLPPLPPPPPPHVGVGGGSGGGIGSIRPGSMADRARLAKLPQPEAALKCPRCESTNTKFCYFNNYSLTQPRHFCKTCRRYWTRGGALRNVPVGGGCRRNKKSKSNNRSKSPVSTERPMGGSSSTNLMINPSGSDVVSRLLPPPQQNQSSSFMLSIQNHLSRFAGGGGGGGNLGLNFSEIQVPGDIGFPMGGNSGGNNVMLPGGEADQWRLQQFPPLMGNGFDSSSSSGLYPFQVGTEGVVEPVLPPMVGESQLIRNFSSSRVSQINNNPPVKREDNHQGLNLSSSRPTLNAISENNNQFWGGSPWSTDISGGLNSSSSSSHLL